A window of the Gossypium hirsutum isolate 1008001.06 chromosome A03, Gossypium_hirsutum_v2.1, whole genome shotgun sequence genome harbors these coding sequences:
- the LOC107886222 gene encoding SUMO-activating enzyme subunit 1B-1, with protein sequence MDGEELTEQETALYDRQIRVWGADAQRRLSKSHILICGMKGTVAEFCKNIVLAGVGSVTLVDDRIVTDESLSVNFLILPHENHYNGKTLAEVCCDSLKEFNHMVHVAVETGDISTFGVEFFEKFDAVIISCCSLGKKKLINQKCRKLSKRVAFYTVECRGSCGEMFVDLLDYKYSKKKLEETIECQIEYPSFEEAISVPWRALPRRVSKLYFAMRVIEQFEDVEGRNPGETTIADLPGVLKLRKELCETNSLDESQIPDALLERLLTDTREFPPVCAIIGGILGQEVIKAISGKGDPLKNFFFFDAMDGKGLIEDISGPSTRS encoded by the exons ATGGATGGAGAGGAGTTGACAGAGCAGGAGACTGCTCTTTATGATAGGCAAATTAGGGTTTGGGGTGCTGATGCTCAAAGaag ACTAAGCAAATCTCACATTCTAATCTGTGGAATGAAAGGAACTGTTGCTGAG TTTTGCAAGAACATTGTACTGGCAGGAGTTGGTAGTGTGACATTGGTGGATGATCGGATCGTTACCGATGAGTCTTTATCTGTGAATTTTTTGATATTGCCTCATGAAAATCACTACAACGGGAAAACTCTGGCCGAGGTTTGCTGTGATTCTTTGAAAGAATTCAACCACATGGTTCATGTTGCTGTGGAAACAG GCGATATATCAACATTTGGTGTCGAGTTCTTTGAAAAGTTTGATGCTGTGATCATCAGTTGTTGCTCTCTTGGAAAAAAG AAATTGATCAATCAAAAGTGTCGGAAATTATCAAAGCGTGTAGCATTTTATACAGTTGAGTGTAGAGGCTCATGTGGTGAAATGTTCGTCGATTTACTGGACTATAAATATTCAAAG AAAAAGCTCGAGGAAACCATTGAATGCCAGATAGAATACCCGAGCTTTGAG GAAGCCATTTCGGTACCTTGGAGAGCACTTCCGAGAAGAGTGTCAAAGCTTTACTTTGCTATGAGAG TGATAGAGCAATTTGAAGATGTTGAAGGTCGTAATCCCGGAGAAACCACCATTGCTGATCTTCCAGGTgttttgaagctcagaaaggaACTTTGTGAAACAAAT TCACTGGACGAGTCTCAAATACCCGATGCACTTCTAGAAAGACTTCTAACAGATACAAGGGAGTTCCCTCCAGTTTGTGCCATCATTGGAGGAATACTTGGACAG GAGGTGATCAAAGCAATATCAGGCAAAGGGGATCCACTCAAGAATTTCTTCTTCTTTGATGCCATGGATGGGAAGGGCTTGATAGAGGATATATCAGGGCCCAGCACTAGAAGCTGA